One genomic region from Rhizobium rosettiformans encodes:
- a CDS encoding flagellar hook protein FlgE yields MSLYGTMRTGVSGMSAQANRLSTVGENIANASTTGYKKASVQFSSMILPTTNGAYNSGGVQTDVRYAISSQGTFSYTTSSTDLAINGRGFFVVEGADGTEYLTRAGSFVPQDDGTLQNAAGFTLMGYEYSSTADPTIVVNGFDGLTQINLSAATLTATPTRSGVLDVNLPATAAVGYTKATSLVAYDSQGSPRLLDYIYTKTADNTWELDVQFNGLSVLTPTFAPTSVIDIAGNLDMSAVVGSTVTGNYSLVDTDGVTRPFSVTYTRTATGWDLEFDHAGTVFATDYIDDSEFDGAGNYIDPLPEVIPPITVGTWSTGTINMFFSGLTSVAAPFSLTAAIDGTPAIAGSLIELTFDANGQLVSPSEIETEAVTIDGAVLNGLRLDISGSTQLASDFAVTSGRVDGNAASDVVGYEINDKGIVFLKYSNGDLQPKYRLAIADVQSPDNLNPVSGNVYSQSNSSGVIVMGYAGSSGYGSILSGALEDSNVDIAEELTAMIEAQRNYTANSKVFQTGSELMEVLVNLKR; encoded by the coding sequence ATGAGCCTTTATGGGACCATGCGGACGGGCGTCTCAGGAATGTCTGCCCAAGCGAACCGGCTGAGTACTGTTGGCGAAAACATCGCCAATGCCTCGACGACGGGGTATAAAAAGGCGTCGGTGCAGTTTTCCTCGATGATCCTGCCCACAACCAACGGTGCTTACAATTCCGGCGGCGTCCAGACAGATGTGCGCTATGCAATCTCCAGCCAAGGGACGTTCAGCTACACGACCTCCTCAACCGATCTGGCCATCAACGGCCGGGGCTTCTTTGTCGTTGAAGGAGCTGACGGGACCGAATACCTCACTAGAGCCGGCAGCTTTGTTCCACAGGATGACGGCACGCTTCAGAATGCTGCGGGCTTCACCCTGATGGGTTACGAATACTCGTCCACGGCAGATCCGACAATTGTCGTCAATGGATTTGACGGGCTGACCCAGATCAACCTGTCAGCGGCGACGCTGACCGCCACACCAACGCGGAGCGGTGTTCTTGATGTGAACCTGCCGGCGACGGCCGCCGTCGGCTATACCAAGGCAACTTCGCTTGTCGCTTATGACAGCCAGGGCAGCCCGCGCTTGCTTGATTACATCTACACGAAAACTGCCGACAACACCTGGGAGCTGGATGTTCAGTTCAATGGCCTTTCGGTATTGACGCCTACCTTTGCGCCGACATCCGTGATCGATATCGCTGGCAATCTCGATATGTCGGCTGTCGTTGGGTCAACGGTGACGGGCAACTATTCGCTTGTCGACACCGACGGTGTGACACGCCCATTCAGCGTGACTTACACCCGCACAGCCACTGGCTGGGATCTGGAGTTCGACCATGCGGGAACAGTGTTCGCGACGGATTATATCGATGACAGCGAGTTTGACGGCGCTGGCAACTACATCGATCCTTTGCCGGAAGTCATCCCGCCAATCACCGTGGGCACCTGGTCGACCGGCACCATCAACATGTTCTTCTCCGGCCTGACCTCGGTCGCTGCGCCGTTTTCGCTCACCGCTGCAATAGACGGGACCCCGGCGATTGCCGGGTCGCTGATCGAATTGACCTTCGATGCAAATGGCCAGCTGGTGAGCCCTTCAGAAATTGAAACCGAAGCTGTGACCATTGACGGCGCGGTCTTGAACGGCCTTAGGCTCGACATCAGTGGTTCGACACAATTGGCTTCCGATTTTGCCGTGACCAGTGGCCGTGTGGATGGCAATGCTGCCAGCGACGTGGTCGGCTACGAGATCAATGACAAGGGAATTGTCTTCCTGAAATATTCAAACGGCGATCTTCAGCCGAAATACAGGCTTGCAATCGCGGACGTGCAAAGCCCGGACAATCTCAATCCTGTCTCTGGCAATGTCTACTCGCAAAGCAATTCGTCTGGGGTCATCGTGATGGGCTATGCCGGCAGCAGCGGCTACGGCAGTATTCTATCCGGTGCGCTGGAGGATTCGAACGTCGATATCGCCGAGGAACTGACGGCCATGATCGAGGCGCAAAGAAACTACACAGCCAATTCGAAGGTGTTTCAGACCGGCTCCGAACTGATGGAAGTCCTGGTCAACCTGAAGCGCTGA